From Streptomyces sp. TLI_105, the proteins below share one genomic window:
- a CDS encoding Na+/H+ antiporter codes for MDQLALLFLLLLGALLTVPLGERLGLPAPVLMTLVGIVLAFLPFVPNVEIPPEFILPLVLPPLLYASVQRTSWRQFAANRRPIFLLAVALVFVTTAAVGAVAHSLVPGLPLAAALALGALVAPPDPVAATAVAGSLGLPRRLVSILEGEGLFNDVTAIVLYHVAIAAVVSGSFSWPQALGQFVLSAVVAVAVGLTLGWLANKLIGLLGDATLQTGLTLLVPFVSYVVAEELHGSGVLAVLLTALFLAEHAADADDVMGRLAGQTFWQIVDTLVTGIAFGLIGLELIHVFGVAEGRGWQMLGWGAAVVGVVVGVRLLWLLPATWLAKRLHTLRDVDEEIPMSWRETVVMWWAGMRGVASVALALAIPLRTDDGAPFPGREEIVFIAFCVIIATLVFQGLTLPWLVRRLGVRADADAERALERELAIRAAKAAKRRLKEIEEVEELPEEVQERLMRGAYDIGARISPDMVDDERRAAFVERTKRFKAVQRIQRELMSAARHEILAARSEPGADPEVVDRVLRHLDVRSMR; via the coding sequence GTGGATCAATTGGCCCTGCTCTTCCTGCTGCTCCTCGGCGCCCTGCTCACCGTGCCCCTCGGTGAGCGGCTCGGACTGCCCGCGCCGGTCCTGATGACCCTCGTCGGGATCGTGCTGGCCTTCCTGCCCTTCGTGCCGAACGTCGAGATCCCGCCGGAGTTCATCCTCCCGCTGGTGCTGCCGCCCCTGCTGTACGCCTCCGTGCAGCGGACCTCCTGGCGGCAGTTCGCGGCCAACAGACGGCCCATCTTCCTGCTCGCGGTCGCCCTGGTCTTCGTCACCACCGCCGCCGTCGGCGCGGTCGCGCACTCGCTCGTGCCCGGCCTCCCCCTGGCCGCCGCCCTCGCGCTCGGGGCCCTCGTCGCGCCGCCGGACCCGGTCGCCGCGACCGCCGTGGCCGGCTCGCTCGGGCTGCCCCGCCGGCTGGTGTCGATCCTGGAGGGCGAGGGACTCTTCAACGACGTCACCGCGATCGTCCTCTACCACGTGGCGATCGCCGCCGTCGTCAGCGGCTCCTTCTCCTGGCCTCAGGCGCTCGGCCAGTTCGTGCTCTCCGCCGTGGTCGCCGTGGCCGTCGGTCTGACGCTCGGCTGGCTCGCCAACAAGCTCATCGGGCTCCTCGGCGACGCCACCCTGCAGACCGGCCTCACCCTCCTCGTCCCCTTCGTGAGCTACGTCGTCGCCGAGGAGCTGCACGGCTCCGGCGTCCTCGCCGTCCTGCTCACCGCGCTCTTCCTGGCCGAACACGCGGCCGACGCCGACGACGTCATGGGCCGGCTCGCCGGACAGACCTTCTGGCAGATCGTCGACACCCTGGTCACCGGCATCGCCTTCGGCCTCATCGGCCTGGAGCTCATCCACGTCTTCGGGGTCGCCGAGGGGCGCGGCTGGCAAATGCTGGGCTGGGGCGCCGCCGTCGTCGGCGTGGTCGTCGGCGTCCGTCTCCTCTGGCTGCTCCCCGCCACCTGGCTGGCGAAGCGGCTGCACACGCTCCGGGACGTCGACGAGGAGATCCCGATGAGCTGGCGGGAGACCGTCGTCATGTGGTGGGCGGGGATGCGCGGGGTGGCCTCGGTCGCGCTGGCGCTCGCCATCCCGCTCCGCACCGACGACGGAGCGCCCTTCCCCGGCCGCGAGGAGATCGTCTTCATCGCCTTCTGTGTGATCATCGCCACTCTCGTCTTCCAGGGCCTCACGCTGCCCTGGCTGGTCAGGCGGCTCGGGGTGCGGGCCGACGCGGACGCCGAGCGCGCCCTGGAACGCGAGCTCGCGATCCGGGCCGCGAAGGCCGCCAAGCGCAGGCTCAAGGAGATCGAGGAGGTCGAGGAGCTGCCGGAGGAGGTCCAGGAGCGGCTGATGCGCGGGGCGTACGACATCGGGGCGCGGATCAGCCCGGACATGGTGGACGACGAGCGGCGGGCCGCCTTCGTGGAGCGGACGAAGCGGTTCAAGGCGGTGCAGCGGATCCAGCGGGAGCTGATGTCGGCCGCCCGGCACGAGATCCTCGCGGCACGCAGCGAACCGGGCGCCGACCCCGAGGTGGTGGACCGGGTGCTGCGCCACCTGGACGTGCGCAGCATGCGCTAG